One window of the Shewanella litorisediminis genome contains the following:
- a CDS encoding 3-oxoacyl-ACP synthase III, with the protein MKYSRVFINSMAYELAPVVVSSSELEQRLAPLYQKFRIPMGQLAALTGIRERRWWPLGHQLSDGAIAAANKALNETGLKATDLGAVVYTGVCRDQHEPATACRIAAALGVGRDSAIYDISNACLGVLSGILDIANRIELGQIRAGLVVSCESARDIVDATIERMLEEPTMQNFAQSLATLTGGSGAVAVLLTDGSFNLATARNHQLLGASQLAAPEHHQLCQWGLQEAGNRLYREFMRTDAVALLKEGVELAKQTWQHFLGQREWLASQVDKVICHQVGAANRKQVLSALQIPEEKEFPTFAELGNMGTVSLPVSAAIAHDQGFLRPGDQVSFLGIGSGLNCMMLGLRW; encoded by the coding sequence ATGAAATATTCCCGTGTTTTTATCAACAGCATGGCCTATGAATTGGCCCCTGTTGTGGTATCAAGCTCAGAGCTTGAACAACGTCTCGCCCCCCTGTATCAGAAGTTCCGTATACCCATGGGGCAATTGGCTGCCCTCACAGGTATCCGTGAGCGCCGCTGGTGGCCGCTGGGACATCAATTGTCCGATGGGGCCATTGCCGCCGCCAATAAGGCTTTGAATGAGACAGGCCTGAAGGCGACCGATTTGGGCGCCGTGGTGTACACAGGGGTGTGCCGCGACCAACATGAGCCTGCAACGGCCTGCCGCATTGCAGCCGCACTGGGCGTTGGCCGCGACAGCGCCATCTATGATATTTCCAACGCCTGTCTGGGTGTACTGTCAGGTATTCTGGACATTGCCAACCGCATCGAGCTTGGCCAAATACGTGCCGGGTTGGTGGTGTCCTGTGAGTCGGCCCGTGACATAGTGGATGCCACCATAGAGCGGATGCTGGAAGAGCCCACCATGCAGAATTTTGCTCAGTCGCTGGCGACCCTGACCGGCGGCTCTGGCGCCGTTGCGGTATTGCTCACCGACGGCAGCTTTAACCTTGCTACCGCGCGCAACCATCAATTGCTCGGCGCAAGCCAGCTGGCAGCGCCCGAGCATCATCAGCTGTGCCAGTGGGGGCTTCAGGAAGCCGGTAACCGCCTGTACCGTGAGTTTATGCGTACCGATGCTGTGGCGCTGCTCAAAGAAGGGGTCGAGCTTGCCAAACAAACCTGGCAGCATTTCCTCGGTCAGCGCGAATGGCTGGCAAGCCAGGTGGACAAGGTGATTTGCCACCAGGTGGGCGCAGCCAACCGCAAACAGGTGCTCTCGGCACTGCAAATTCCTGAAGAAAAAGAATTTCCCACCTTTGCCGAACTTGGCAATATGGGCACAGTGTCTTTGCCGGTATCGGCAGCCATTGCCCACGACCAGGGCTTTTTACGCCCGGGAGATCAGGTCAGTTTCCTCGGCATAGGTTCTGGGCTTAACTGCATGATGTTGGGGCTTCGCTGGTAA
- a CDS encoding class I SAM-dependent methyltransferase produces the protein MSPVESAPNNTHVSEPAKDAHEALAHSFDDAKGGVSLAPLNPAFELQLLKVGHTLSELAALLIDGRALWDIRTFNCQDLPWAASFPALASCVLALEDEALEALDASQDTLYETLRPALETDLRQAGLSWNSALFTWRLTELNGTQQLSAALLPERQLSRFAAGIKGRKWEQISRFAAALSQSPTPYPVLEWCAGKGHLGRLVGAVSHKPVLSLEWQAQLCQDGEKEAQKRGVNQRFVCADAFSGEAELLQGEQHALALHACGELHLVLLRRAAAAQTSAISLSPCCYHLIQGEQYAGLSASARATGLVMDKHGLQLPLNHSVVASAKENQDRLKEVQWRLGFDSLQRHLRGEDTYLPLPSLRQSQLSGSFDAFCRWACELKGVPLPEDFGGEPWLALGRQRQRLTRRLDLVAHLFRPVIEQYLLLDRAAYLLEAGYRVSLSAFCPAEVTPRNALIDARRP, from the coding sequence ATGTCCCCAGTAGAAAGCGCGCCAAACAATACCCATGTCAGTGAGCCTGCAAAAGATGCTCATGAAGCCTTAGCACATTCGTTCGATGATGCAAAAGGCGGTGTATCCCTGGCGCCCCTGAATCCGGCCTTTGAGCTTCAGTTGCTCAAGGTAGGCCACACCCTGAGCGAGCTTGCCGCTTTACTTATCGATGGCCGCGCGCTGTGGGATATACGCACTTTCAATTGCCAAGACCTGCCGTGGGCGGCGTCTTTTCCGGCCCTGGCATCCTGCGTATTGGCACTGGAAGATGAGGCTCTGGAGGCGCTTGATGCGAGTCAGGATACGTTATACGAGACCTTAAGACCGGCGCTGGAAACTGACCTCAGGCAGGCAGGACTCAGCTGGAACAGCGCGTTGTTTACATGGCGGCTGACAGAGCTGAACGGCACACAGCAGCTTTCTGCCGCCTTACTGCCAGAGCGGCAGCTAAGCCGTTTTGCCGCAGGCATCAAGGGGCGCAAGTGGGAGCAAATCAGCCGGTTCGCAGCGGCGCTCTCACAATCACCCACACCTTACCCGGTCCTGGAGTGGTGTGCCGGTAAGGGCCATCTTGGGAGACTCGTCGGGGCGGTAAGCCACAAGCCGGTGCTGAGCCTCGAGTGGCAGGCTCAGTTGTGTCAGGACGGTGAAAAGGAGGCCCAAAAGCGCGGTGTAAACCAACGCTTTGTGTGTGCCGATGCCTTTTCAGGCGAGGCAGAGTTACTTCAGGGTGAACAGCACGCGTTGGCGCTGCACGCCTGCGGTGAGCTGCATCTGGTTTTGCTGAGACGGGCCGCGGCGGCTCAAACAAGTGCCATCAGCCTGTCGCCCTGTTGTTACCATCTTATCCAGGGGGAGCAGTACGCTGGGCTCAGCGCCAGCGCCAGGGCAACCGGATTGGTGATGGACAAACATGGTCTGCAGCTCCCCCTCAATCACTCGGTCGTCGCCAGTGCCAAAGAAAACCAGGACCGGCTGAAGGAAGTTCAGTGGCGCCTGGGGTTTGACAGTTTGCAGCGTCATCTGCGCGGTGAAGACACTTATCTTCCTTTGCCTTCGCTGCGCCAAAGTCAGCTCTCCGGCAGTTTTGATGCCTTTTGCCGCTGGGCATGTGAGCTTAAAGGAGTGCCACTGCCTGAAGATTTTGGCGGGGAACCATGGTTGGCACTGGGACGCCAGCGCCAGCGACTGACCCGGCGACTGGATTTGGTGGCGCACCTTTTCAGACCAGTGATTGAGCAGTATCTCTTACTCGACAGAGCCGCCTATCTGTTGGAAGCGGGATACCGTGTGAGTCTCAGTGCTTTTTGCCCCGCAGAGGTGACTCCCCGTAATGCCCTGATTGACGCCCGGCGTCCCTGA
- a CDS encoding alpha/beta fold hydrolase, translating into MLDSLLPFSRRFFNHGGHNIHFIDEGPQGDVAPKGTVVMVHGNPSWTLYYRNLIGALKGEYRCIAMDNVGCGLSDKPDDSRYHYTLTSRIGDLEALLAHLNVTEKVTLVVHDWGGMIGMGWATRYPEAIERLVILNTAAFHLPASKPLPLRLKICRDTWLGTLLVRGFNAFAGLASVIGCKRNPMNTEMRRAYVAPFNSWANRISTLRFVQDIPLKPGDTAWDEVSRIEQSLAQFTRVPTLICWGLKDFVFDRHFLTVWQEKLPQAEVHAFEDCGHYILEDASDEVIAHIQHFVAASVPAEALAS; encoded by the coding sequence ATGCTGGACAGCCTGCTGCCTTTCAGTCGCCGTTTTTTCAATCACGGCGGCCACAATATTCACTTTATCGATGAGGGCCCACAGGGCGACGTGGCGCCAAAAGGCACAGTCGTCATGGTGCACGGTAACCCGAGCTGGACCCTGTATTACCGAAACCTGATTGGCGCCCTCAAAGGCGAATATCGCTGCATTGCCATGGATAACGTGGGTTGCGGCTTGTCGGATAAACCCGATGACAGCCGTTACCATTACACCCTGACCAGCCGGATTGGCGATCTCGAAGCCTTGCTCGCTCACCTCAATGTGACCGAAAAAGTCACCCTGGTGGTGCACGACTGGGGTGGAATGATTGGCATGGGCTGGGCAACAAGATACCCTGAAGCCATTGAAAGGCTGGTGATTTTAAACACGGCAGCCTTCCATCTACCCGCCAGCAAACCCTTGCCGCTGAGGCTTAAAATCTGCCGTGATACCTGGCTTGGAACCTTGCTGGTACGGGGCTTTAACGCCTTTGCTGGGCTTGCCTCCGTGATTGGCTGCAAGCGCAATCCTATGAATACTGAGATGCGCCGTGCCTATGTCGCCCCCTTTAACAGTTGGGCCAACCGTATTTCTACCCTGCGTTTTGTGCAGGATATTCCCTTGAAGCCCGGCGACACCGCCTGGGATGAAGTGAGCCGAATAGAGCAAAGTCTGGCGCAATTTACCCGTGTGCCAACACTCATTTGCTGGGGACTCAAGGACTTTGTGTTCGACAGGCATTTCCTCACCGTGTGGCAAGAAAAGCTGCCCCAGGCCGAGGTGCACGCCTTCGAAGACTGTGGTCACTACATCCTTGAAGATGCCAGCGACGAAGTGATAGCCCATATTCAGCACTTTGTGGCTGCCTCAGTACCCGCCGAGGCCCTCGCATCATGA